A region from the Aphis gossypii isolate Hap1 chromosome 1, ASM2018417v2, whole genome shotgun sequence genome encodes:
- the LOC114123554 gene encoding facilitated trehalose transporter Tret1-2 homolog, which translates to MTFENSFPKVRKLSASSYLFVRWFLEMITIFPPDIKHAKKPFIALSPPKNDTTAAGGSALPTIRQEGKKFRQYASALSATVGPFAVGTVLAWMSPAMPMLLSPTSKIKVTPNQGSWVGSLIAIGAIFGSIPAGKCADIFGRKPVILCLTIPFITSWTIIYFATDVWMLYVARLIAGSCLGGITATVPMYIGEIAESSIRGELCSYVQLNVTLGILYVYAIGPFVNYYSLAIMCGILPLIWFVLVLLVIPESPMYLLKRGRKEDAEKALVWLRGKDYDIASEMEILQVHIEESKQHTGKFKDMISSRATIRAAITVLGLLNFLSCSGINVLIFYAQSIFETSNCSVSPKLCSVIIGILQVIFTFASSQLVDRAGRRVLLLISDSVMAVCLGTLAYYFWLQEHGVDVSSFNLIPLISLGVYISTFALGFGPIPGVMIGELFSPEFKGLAIGIVCVLASLIEFCVVKTYQTLLNYCDHGITFAIFAGFCVLGTTFVWFLVPETKNKSLQEIQDELSGKKKPKADQSQNATGSQSASA; encoded by the exons ATGACTTTTGAGAATTCCTTTCCAAAAGTAAGGAAGTTGTCGGCATCATCATATTTGTTTGTTCGATGGTTCTTAGAAATGATTACTATATTCCCACCAGACATCAAACACGCCAAGAAGCCGTTCATAGCTTTATCGCCTCCTAAAAATGATACAACCGCTGCAGG TGGTTCAGCATTACCGACCATCAGACAGGAGGGTAAGAAGTTTAGACAATACGCATCCGCGCTGTCCG CAACGGTCGGACCGTTCGCAGTTGGCACGGTGTTGGCATGGATGTCACCTGCGATGCCAATGCTTTTGTCTCCGACTTCGAAGATTAAAGTAACACCCAATCAAGGGTCATGGGTGGGTTCTTTGATCGCTATCGGTGCCATTTTTGGGTCCATACCGGCTGGTAAATGCGCTGACATTTTCGGTCGAAAACCCGTCATCCTCTGTCTCACCATCCCGTTCATCACTAGCTggacaataatatacttcgCGACCGACGTCTGGATGCTATATGTGGCACGTCTGATCGCTGGATCCTGCCTCGGCGGAATCACTGCCACTGTCCCGATGTACATCGGGGAGATAGCCGAAAGCTCTATCAGAG GTGAACTGTGCTCGTACGTGCAGTTAAATGTCACATTAggcatattatacgtttacgCGATCGGGCCGTTTGTGAATTACTATTCGCTGGCCATCATGTGCGGTATACTACCGTTGATTTGGTTCGTCTTGGTTTTATTGGTGATACCGGAATCGCCTATGTACCTATTGAAACGTGGCAGGAAGGAAGACGCAGAAAAAGCGTTGGTGTGGTTGCGCGGAAAGGACTACGATATTGCCAGCGAAATGGAGATTCTGCAAGTACACATCGAGGAGTCGAAGCAGCACACCGGCAAGTTCAAGGATATGATATCGTCCAGAGCCACGATCCGTGCAGCAATCACCGTCTTGGGACTGCTAAACTTCTTGTCGTGTTCGGGCATAAACGTGCTAATATTCTACGCACAGTCCATATTCGAGACCAGCAACTGCAGTGTGTCTCCGAAACTCTGCTCCGTCATCATTGGAATCCTTCAA GTCATATTCACTTTCGCGTCTTCACAACTGGTGGACAGGGCCGGTCGGCGAGTACTTTTGCTGATATCCGACTCCGTCATGGCCGTATGTCTAGGCACTCTGGCCTACTACTTCTGGCTGCAAGAACACGGTGTTGACGTGTCTTCGTTTAATCTGATACCGCTTATCAGTCTGGGTGTTTACATTAGTACGTTCGCACTGGGATTCGGTCCCATACCGGGCGTCATGATCGGCGAGCTGTTCAGTCCGGAATTCAAGGGTTTGGCGATCGGCATCGTGTGCGTGCTCGCTTCGCTGATCGAGTTCTGCGTCGTCAAGACGTACCAGACACTGTTGAATTACTGTGATCACGGCATCACGTTCGCCATATTCGCCGGATTTTGCGTTCTAGGCACCACGTTCGTGTGGTTCCTGGTGCCGGAAACGAAAAACAAGTCTCTTCAGGAAATCCAGGACGAGCTCTCCGGCAAGAAAAAGCCGAAAGCAGACCAGTCGCAAAACGCAACGGGATCGCAGTCCGCTAGTGcgtga
- the LOC126555866 gene encoding uncharacterized protein LOC126555866 gives MCMMTMFIKKFASYLIFGKISLGYKEHEILEMKHITEDLIVDLTGTKTSKLKICREKPVCQKYYSFEAIFHLELDEDETQCEISDFNEKHTNHIFQVKREKGLMISEDESLSKKLKYS, from the exons atgtgcatGATGACTATGTTTATCAAGAAATTTGCTAGTTATTTGATATTCGGAAAAATATCACTAGGTTATAAAGAACATGAGATTTTGGAAATGAAACATATAACTGAagattta atcgTTGATTTAACTGGTACTAAGACTTCAAAGTTGAAGATATGTCGTGAGAAACCggtttgtcaaaaatattactctTTTGAAgcaatttttcatttagaaCTTGAT GAGGATGAGACGCAATGTGAAATTAGTGATTTCAatgaaaaacatacaaatcatatttttcaa gtgaaACGTGAAAAAGGATTAATGATTTCTGAAGACGAATctttaagtaaaaaacttaagtatag ttaa
- the LOC114123552 gene encoding uncharacterized protein LOC114123552: protein MTSNLLVVCTTAAVLWLSCATADVFPAVGQDVSANTAEELSLADISRVIEAQGLLMSSGTPFDLLDALINGNEGGDPIEGRGKKPKPAKMAMMMAGTAAASMLMMKAMAAIKLFIIHSFFATKLGLVIGAYLLVCKLMEMKQAPAKKSVQVKWVPPPPHFDEHAPQMPPMMSHYPDAGQSSYEPHQEPQQQQQQHQSTSDQYGPPPQQQQYMSSFGDFGGGSGGGGGHGGDMQAHYSHVSPVTYRPTLNRNQSDNLAKSVGRLRK, encoded by the exons ATGACATCAAACCTGCTCGTCGTCTGCACTACCGCAGCCGTGTTGTGGTTGTCCTGTGCCACCGCCGACGTCTTTCCAGCGGTCGGCCAAGACGTCTCCGCCAATACCGCTGAAGAACTCAGCTTAGCCGACATATCTCGGGTAATCGAAGCCCAAGGATTGCTGATGTCGTCTGGCACACCGTTCGACTTGTTGGACGCTTTGATTAACGGAAACGAAGGTGGCGATCCGATCGAAG GTCGGGGGAAAAAGCCCAAACCGGCGAAGATGGCCATGATGATGGCCGGAACGGCGGCCGCCAGCATGCTGATGATGAAAGCCATGGCGGCGATCAAGCTGTTCATCATACACTCGTTTTTCGCCACCAAGCTCGGGCTGGTGATCGGCGCTTACCTGTTGGTGTGCAAACTGATGGAAATGAAACAGGCGCCGGCCAAGAAGTCAGTGCAGGTGAAATGGGTGCCGCCGCCTCCGCACTTCGACGAGCACGCCCCGCAGATGCCGCCCATGATGTCCCACTACCCGGACGCCGGTCAGTCGTCTTACGAACCGCACCAGGAGCcgcagcaacagcaacagcaacatcAATCCACGTCCGACCAGTACGGTCCGCCGCCGCAACAGCAACAGTACATGTCATCGTTCGGTGACTTCGGAGGtggcagcggcggcggcggcggccacGGCGGAGATATGCAGGCGCACTATTCGCACGTGAGTCCGGTCACGTACAGGCCGACGCTCAACCGCAATCAATCGGACAACTTGGCCAAGTCAGTGGGCAGATTGAGGAAATAG